Genomic window (Daucus carota subsp. sativus chromosome 5, DH1 v3.0, whole genome shotgun sequence):
aaatatttaaaagtataCAAGTTTAAAAgatgtataaattataaatacatagatttcctaaaataaatttatttattcaatagagtataatttaaaacaaaaagtcTCATAAATTGGTCggttaaaatttttaagattttatagTTCAATAACAGTATATGTTAATTAAAGCAAGTGTATCATTAAGTAGATACTATAGTGGGAGGTGAAAAGGTATTAAAGTATTGTTCCGGCTCCGGCAGTTAGTAGTTTTTTCAGGTAAAGTCGGTTGGGTTGGCTACGTTTGATAATCCAACTAAATGCAAGTACTAGAAGCATATATTGTTACTATAATATTAGTAACATAGATATGGGAGCATTGTTAATTGCAAGTTGATTAACTTGTTAATTACTATTTCAACATGTCGCTGTGGTCTCTGCTCTTCATTAACAATTACTGGATTAGTTGACTGATTGCCAGCATCTCTAAGTGGTTATGTGTTTTTCTGTTTGTTTCAATTGTGATCAGCAGCCTCTTAAAAGAACTCATTCCATCATAGTCGATCTATTactttttcatataatattcattcatTTTTCACTTAAATTATTGGTTTATAAGTAGACAACGACCCATGCAAAAGAAATGTAAGTGAAATAAATAGTCTAAAATCTTTCTACTGTTTTCtttcaatttttgttggttCCATTTAcgagtttaatattaataaataaattataataattattatgtcATCAATTTGAGCCACGAAATCTTGGATACAACATACTTGGGATTTTTTGAtcatatattatgtataatatttagATGATTTAAAGTAAGAaggacaaaaatatattaaaatgcaTCTATAAAAATCTCCGATATAAAGGATAAATGATgccatatacaaatattatagaGACTCCGACCATGCATTCTTGTGTAAAAATGTAACCAAACTCAccatatttgttatatttatcGACTATTAGAGACCCCGActtcaattaataaaaaataatattttaaaaatataatcaaaatataatgtAACACATCACCTTATAGATTATACAAATTTCATAATCATTATTTGGTATTCCCCATGCACTACATTTGCAACGGATATTCCGTCACTATTTTGGTAAATTAAAGGTGCAAAAAACAATTAGAATTCTGAACAACTGTTGCAGCTTCGTCATAGAAAATGCCGACGGAATATTGCTTCGTTATTTTGGTGCATGGAAGGTGCAAAAAATAAGTAGAATTTTGTTGTTAAACCGTTGCAGTTTCGTAAAAAAAATCGTTGTAATACGTTACCAAGTGAATTTTGCAACGAAAATTTCCGTCGCTAATTCTATTGCTAAACGTGATTGCTGACAGAATTTGTTAATTGCCGTCGAAAATTTATTTTGCAAAATGCAATTTCTGTTGTAGTGTTTTGATCGAACAATCCAATTTTGatcataaattaaatatacgttataatcacaaattataatatttatattattagaatatatatGTAGTTCACTTTAAAATGTTTGAaattctaaaatactaatatataaaatatgatataatttcGGCCAATTTAACCATCTAAAAAGCCAAAAAACTTTGGGGAGTATGATTTGTCCATTTATAACTTTTGACAGATGGAAAATAGCGGTGTGGGGGTTCTCAGCTGGGAAGAGGATCTAGCAGTTATAACTACCCTGATTCAGATTGTTGATCAGCCGAATAATCAGGTATTAAGCATTGACTAGtatgtttttttgacaaatttggcttatagccttacaaatgagtatctgttctacgaaactctcggggtgagccagggtcgaaaataaacaaatcttAATCATTACCCGTCTGAAACCCTGAAATGCTGAAGATGATTGCCCAAGTAACATGTAAAATCGATAATGAATATGACATGTGTACATAATCAACTTATCACACAATAATAAACTATTTCACATGTGGCATGCATGTGCATGTGTGTAACATGCTAAGATTATTATTAGAGAATATATTAGTATCGGAGAATATAAGCCTAAAATATCTGTAACTTATGAACAcagaatttaattatttaatacatataaaattgaACCAACCCTGTGAGAAGATGCAAAATCCATATACCGACAAAAACCAAGTGTTTTATTAATGCTAGCTGCTGCATCTCCATCTGCAATACTCGTAGGATCTCGTAAATATCTCTTATACACACAGATCAAACGTTCCTCCTcacaggggcggatctaggaagaggcacgTGGGGACACGTGCTccctctaaattttttttttttacatttttccaccattctaaattttacaaaattatagaaatgcccccccaaaatttgaaaatatataggttttttctgaaaatttgcttggtgcccccCTAAGATTTTGggtctagatccgcccctgctcCTCAGGCTATAAAAGCATATTTAACTATATCGTCCATATAAATGATTAGCTAAAGtggatttataaaatattatataaattttaatgaatttataagaGTTTATTTTGGTGACACCAGATTGATcgactatatttatattttgaaaatgataaGTTCTTATTATTTAAAGTAGGGAAATTATGAATGGTACCACTTTGTAATTGGCTTTTACAAGTGGTACCATCGTGTTTAAATTTACAAGCTACGAAACCACTCCGTCGAGCAACCGTTAATCAAACGTTTGTACAAGTGTATTTAATGCTGTATTAGcagttgaaaataaataaaaaatacggTAAAAATACGGAGACACGTGTTGAGCAGCGGATAAAAACAAAAGGCCCGTCTTATAACGGGCAAAACCCTTCTTCTTCGTCTCTAATTGAGGGTTTAAGCGGAGCGGAGCGTTTGTACAAGTATATTGTTGCTTGCATCTTCTCTCTTCTCTATTCTCAATCTCGATCACAGGTATTGATTCTTGCTCTCTTCTTGCTCCTGTAATGCATAAATGACTATCCGTAGCGATTGTTTGAAAAAAGATGcatgcacatatatatacatatttgttCTTGTAGTGATTTATTTGTGTTTAAATCATTAGTTGTTAGTTTATTGGTAGTTTTTTCATGTATCTGCAGAATGGGTGATAACAAAGTGTTGAGATTTTTTTGGAGGGCTAGTGTGATTGAAGTTAAAGTAGATGTAGATAAGTGTAATATTATGGATGTTGTTATTGACTATGAAGACGAGGCTAAAAAGAGAGGTTAGGATGGCAACTAGAGCTGAAAGAGCAAGACTTTGGAAGGATGATGATCTATGTCCCAAGATTGGGAAGTTGCTCAAATCTATAAGCAAGGACATCATTACCTGCAAAGCTTTTATGTCCAGTCCTGGGTAATATGAGATTCATGAAGGTAAATCTCAGTTCCCATTGTCAATTAATAACAAGGTATGTTCTTGTGGAGCATGGCAGATCTCTGGAATCCCTTGCAGGCATGCAATCAGGGCAATGATTCATGCAAAGATTGATCCACAAAAGGTGGTTAATACTTGGTTTCATGTCAGCACTTACAAACAAATCTATAACTACAACATTTTACCTATTCCTGATAAAGAACAGTGGCAAACCTATGAAAACTTACCTGTTCTGAGTCCACCTACTATGAAGAGAGGTGTTGGGAGGCCATGTAGAAACAGGAGGAGAGAAGAGGGGGAAGATCAGAAAGGGAAGAGGTCCAAGACTGTCAAATGCAAGAAGTGTGAATGTTATGGACACAATGCCAGAACCTGCAAGGGGGGGCTAACTGAGAAGCAAAAAAAAGAAATGCAGGCCAGTGGAAAGCCTCTGGTGATTCGAAATCCTAGGGTGAGGGATCAAAGTTATGCAGCTAAAGCGGCTAAGGAACCAAAGGACACAGCAACTCAGGCATCGCAGACCAATACCACACACTGCACTCCTTCACAGTCTCAATCACAGATTTAGTTTTCTTGAATTGTTCATGTTgttttttaacatgtttttgATGTCCTGGTAATTACTTTTGCTGGATTTGAAACTATTGCTTGCTTGGTTTTTGCACATTCCAGTTTACAGGACATTCTGGTATTGAATATTGTCTACATATATGTTTTGTTGGATTGTATTGTTGCAGAGGTTAAAAGCCCGGGAAATTTCAAGTTTCCTGTACTTAACTGTCTTTTTTTATAAGTTAACAGCAGCTTAAACGTTTACTTCACAGAATGATGTTTTTAACAGGTTGTCAAATACACGATGGTACCACTTGTAAGTCAAAAACTTGCAGTGGTACCACTTGTAAAAGCCAATTACACAGTGGTACCATTCATAATTTCCCTTTAAAgtattataatagaatatactgtAATTACATtgtaattactccctccatcttaAATTAGATGAtccttttgagaaaaaattttatcccaaaatagttgagccTCTCACTTTTCAATGCATATTTAGCAACAATCTTTCATTCTCACCCtctcttatttatcatttccaaTGTACCACTAGctcaacacaataaatatgggtAAAGATGGAAAAAAAAGAGCAACCATTTAATACTCCTTAATATGTATGAAATGAGCAAAaaactcatctaatttgggatggagggagtacatagTGGCAGAGGAAATCTTTAAAGGTTGATCAAATATAACCAACGGGACGACGTACTTCAGTTATAAACAAGAGGAATGTTTTATtggagttgaatttttttatttagagaTATTCTCATGGCATCTCTAACCCTACAAAACCCGCGCTAAAAATATATGTgacatgttaaaaataaaatatatttataatatttatccaATGGTACAAAATTCTTGTGTATATTTATAGTCAACCTTCCGATATTGGCCATATTAATcgactattttttaaaaatgggttttatatcaaagtggtcactcGTTGCGGCAAAATATCTCACTTAACACACCCATCTTATCTTATCaggactcatttaagccactaaaaccaaaaatatattcattttacCCATATTACTATTCACACCTCTTTATttactcatttatcaaaaatcaaccgtttgttttttttttctacaaAACTACTTTGAATACTTTCATAATTGTATCtgatatttatcaaaataatttgagttTAATAACTATCGCTATTTTTTCTCTTGGTATTAATCGAATTATGTATGGATATATATTGTTGGAAATACAAAATGCTAGAGGATTTGCGAATGAATGGCTGGACTTTATATGAGCAGGGCCGTGCCTGAGATTTGAAGTGCCCTGTGcaaaatgtaaaaaatgtgCCTTAATAGGCTAAAAATATATGAgtacatgcaataataaatattgacacaaaactgtaaaaatcatattacaattaaagtgcataacatattttttttcaaattataaaaattaactgaaaattgtaaaaaaataaaacaaatacatagataatataaaattatctgaaaattgtttttctagcattttttgaagcaaaccctctaataatatttttatagtcTATATTTtacaacaaattatttttatagtctacattttatatttaaattacttgtttcatatttgatatatatatatatatatatatatatatatatatgcatgtataaattaaaaatgaatataatttaaaataaattagttactaaagattgaatcattattttaatgatataattactGCATATGGTcatcaagaaagaaaaaaaaagtataagtagttaaattaattaactttaatgAAGTTATTGAAGTTAgtagttaaattagaattttatctAACTGTGACAATTTTCAATGcaattatttttcaatacaagtatttatttttattaacatgattatgatataattaatattttttagaatttatataacttattcaagataacatttaaaaattattgaaatgtataaaacttttcaattttttttcatttacaattttttaatcttaaaaataaaatttactttttttgctgtttttttcattttaactatacatatatacacctACATAAAAATTGTGCCCCTAATATTTGAGGGCCCTGTTCCGTTGAACAACCCGCACACCCTCAGGCCCGGCTCTGTATATGAGTTGcgtttttgtttgatttgttatGAATTTTGTATGTTTCATCTTACAAGTCTCGAGTCGTTACGATGTTAGATTGTTCTGCATAAAAAGTTTGtatctcatttttattatttatcactTGGTGTCAAGAATTCTGCAACTACAAAACTCTCCTCATCGTTATTCCTCCGCCCGAGTTGGGTTTTGCTGCAAAGTCCCCTTAATCGAAACTTGTTTTCAGCAGGAAAGTTTGTTTTAATAGATATGTTCCCACCCTTTGTAAAGATTACTTTGTTAGAGTATAATGTCagatttgattttcaaaaataggcGATGAGATTATTAagtactatctatactatactataataagccaacatggatataatttgtagtcccacTTTTTGTTCCCGTTTTTTGGTTTCGTCTCACATTTTTCGTCTCTCCGCTATACTAATGTTTAGAAACCGTTTCCTACCGGGACTCTCCCTCCCAACACCTATTAGGATTCTCTCCCCCCAGCAAAGATCGACGCAGGAGTTACAGACGAATCtaacaggaacaacaggaggaGGAGAAGCAGTGGTTTACGggtctctctgtctctctctctccctctctccctccctccttcTCTGGCTCTCTCCCCTTTAAACCATCAGAAGCTTTGTCTCTCAATTGATATAGACAAGCGTCGAATTCACGggtctctctgtctctctctctccctctctgacTCTCTCCCCTTTAAACTCTATTTATCAATTTGCTCGAATTCGTTAGTacaatctctctctccctccctctctcccctttTATACTCTATGAATCTATTTGCTCGAATTCGTTAGTACAATTTGTTAATTTGCTTTTTTTTGGTGATTGATAGGCCCCTGTTTTCATGTCCTGAATTTCTTTTTTTCACCTCATACTAATTTACTATCATCACTATGATTTTCATAGTTGAAGAAACTTTCTATGCTTTTACTATGTTTAATGTTGGCtttattagaaatatatacAAGATAGAGATGATCGTGCTAATTTTGTGTGTTTCATGTTGTTTAGTTACACAGAGCTTCAGGTGGTTGTTCCTGAAAATTGAGCTTTCTATTTCCCTGTGGAGAAATCTTAGTCGCATTCAACTACAGGGCCAGCTAAATGACATATTTGGATCGCTTTCAGCTCTCTCTACTTTGTAAGATTGATCCTGTCCAGTTTCATACACGTTAATGTTCTTTCgttgtgattttttttgatgGAGTTACTTTTTTGTaaatttgagttttgtttatTCATTCATCCTGGGAACCGAAAGTGCAGCATACTGGCCACCTTTCTCTCATGAAATTTGCTTTGTGTTGATCTACATTGCAAGGACATTTCAATTTCTCACTTGCCAGGAGTTAAATTTTTGCTTTGCTTTGCTTGACACAATGACATATGTAATCTCTTTTAATTCCATGACAAGTGATCTTCCTGAAAGTTTTACCGCTCTTTCAAGTATGGCCAATATGTAAGTATATTGTCATAGTTTTAGTATctaaatttataagatttttttgTGTTCAAAGATATTTGTTGTGCAGGTATTTGCAAAACAACCAGTTTACAGGCTCTATTGATGTCCTTTCTAATCTTCCCCTGCATAATTTGTGAGTGATACAAGTCTATTACTTAAAAAGTGTTTTCAATTGTTGTACTAATAAGTTGATTGTATCTACAATCTCAGGAATATTGGAAATAATTATTTCAGCGGTTGGATTCCTGaaagattaaaaaacataaatattcaGTAAGACATTCTCACATCAATCGCCTTACAATGGTCTTAATTAAGTAGGGGATTTTATTTTTGAGCAGTATATACATGATTATTTTAACAGGAGAGAGGGCAACTCATGGAGTTCCGGTCCTGCACCACCTCCTCTACCTGGAACTCCTCCATCCAGCAGTAGCAACTGAAATAGAAAACATAATGACAATAAAAACTCATCAGATGATAATGGAAGTAAGAAATCAGGTATAGGCGGTGGTGGTGTGGCAGGAATTGTGATATCCATTTTAGTTGTTGGAGCCGTGGTTGCATTCTTTGTAGTGAAGAAAAGGTCCAAAAGATCATCTGCGGATGTAGAGAAAGCTGATAGTCAGCCTTTCACTTCTTACGCTTCACAAGAAGTCCAAGGTACCAATCTTCTCCATCCAATAGAAAAGACTTGCTTAACATCTTTTTTCAACTAGTCTTATCCTTTTTCTCAGAATCCCACCTCCGACAATCATAGACCTGAAATTACACTCTTAAGATATGATATCAATAATAGAAGACCACTCTATATATTTCAGCTATATAGGTAGTCATATTTAGGTATCACCATTAGTTTAGTTTATCACTGTTGACTGCCTGAGGACTGTTCTGTTTAGTTTGCATATCAGGATATGTCCTGTTCTTTTGTTATTGTAATatgtattgtattgtaatctGAATTCTATTTTGCATACCAGTCTGCCACTGTGATTTCAGTTTGATTTATATCTAACTGCTAGACTTTGATTCAGTTTCTTTTCTATTTAACAGATATGCTTTGATCTTGAAGATTTCTATTAACTGCTTGACTGTCCTGGATTTCAAGTCTGCCACTGTGCTTGACTGTTCTGGCTTGGCTTATATTCAAAATTCTATTTAACAGCCTGGGGACTATTCTgatgcttttttatttttagtttataggTTGGCCTTGCTTGTCTTCTTATGTAGAATGTACGTAATCATACATTAGCCAGTAGTAAGTTGATTTTGTCGATACCATCTTAGCTCAAATTACACTTGTAGTTGCCCAAAAGTGTGATTTTTCTAATCTTTATGCATATGAATCTATCTGATATTTCTGGACTTACGTGACACTACATGAATGAGAATCCTGTGTGAGAGTagtttacttttaaaattagaCCAAAGAACTAAAAAGGTTTGATTTCTTATAAAAAATACTTACCCTGAAACATTGTATTAGTCCTTCCACTTTGTTTTTCCCAATTGTTTCAGGATTTGTGTTAAGTTCACTTTGTTAGTCTGGATGGTAAACATATTGCTGTTGCTCTTCTGGATTGTACTTTAAaggttagattttttttttttgttcagaATGTTCTTTGCTTCTTTTCCTTCACTACTGTAATCTGTTTTTTGCTTGCCACCTtgtttaactaaaatatttgaGTTTGGTCTTATGTATCTTCTATTACAGGCTGCAGAAGATTACCAGAAATCCTTGAGTAGGAATAACAGCCGCAAATGGATTATACAGGCATGTACTTCTGGTAGATTAATTTGCTAGCATTGGACACAGTGTCATAGTCAGGGAAGTCTTTCTTTTGGGATGTAAAAAAAGATTTTTtccaacaaaaatattaatttgccAACATCTTTTATTATTTGGTTTTAAAACCAAAACCGAACCATTTCAAACCGAAGCCGAATTAagaaaaccgaaccgcaccaatattatttggtttgattttggtttttgattttagaaaCCGAATAGATATGGTTACGGTGCCCTTTTTggttcaaaccgcaccaaaTCGAACCACGCTCATACCTAAGCTTTACTAGCTTATATCCCATGTTTAGTAGtataataaagttttaatatttaattaattttgaggcGGCCTTCTATAATAGATCCAGATAATTAGGCTTATTGATGTgtttgaattaatatatttaagtaagtctggtaaaattatttttaatacttggatGTGTTACAATAgatttgaatataaattatgcctaggttaaatatttttaatatttaaatgtgttttaataagaataaaatagggttgtttttaaaatgaaaaggcCCGTCAACCTTCCCAAGTATGGACCGgccaaattttttaatattttggctTTAACAGTTTACTAGCTTATATGCAGTGCGATGCACaaagaaattttaatatttgttaacttttatttatatttaattttgttatacatTTAATTTTGTTCAAGAGATGTATTTGGGTTAAAATTCTATGTTTCACTTTTTTATGTTAGTCTTAAGGATGTCCTTGGATTAATATAATTCTATTAGGCCcgttaatatatgtaaatatataggCCCAACAAATGTGTTTAAATCATAATATATGAAGATATTGTAATTAAAGTAGGTTTGACTTAATtgaataagttttaaaataaagaagccCGTAAATAGGCCCAAATACCAACCGGCTCAAATTATATACTGAGCAGAAATAATGGAATTTTTGAATGACCTTTGATACTCACCATTATATGACTTATCAGCTCCATCATAAAGTCTACAGCCCATTTGGTTGGAAGGAAAGGAAATGAGGTGGTCAAAAAAATGAAACCATTTTTTTAGTTAATGACCTTTGATACTCACCATTAATTGCAGTAAATGTTTAGTTAATCAACATTTTGCACCAGGAACCATtgcaaagaagaagaaaagtgtAGCTAATTTCCACATAACCCATTTCATATTTGTGTTCATAATTGCTTTTGTATTCCAAGTTCTAGCCTCTAATTTGTGACATAACTCTAAcatttgtttatatatgatatacTATATTTCAAGATAggattgtaatattaataaattgtgtaattttgtttatatttagtGTAAAATATGATGAAGtagaatttaaataaatttatggatTACAAAGAGTATAAATTGGCTTTCAGAGGTCAACAGGTTGTCGATTTT
Coding sequences:
- the LOC108222617 gene encoding protein STRUBBELIG-RECEPTOR FAMILY 6 isoform X1 is translated as MIFIVEETFYAFTMFNVGFIRNIYKIEMIVLILCVSCCLVTQSFRWLFLKIELSISLWRNLSRIQLQGQLNDIFGSLSALSTLTFQFLTCQELNFCFALLDTMTYVISFNSMTSDLPESFTALSSMANMYLQNNQFTGSIDVLSNLPLHNLNIGNNYFSGWIPERLKNINIQREGNSWSSGPAPPPLPGTPPSSSSN
- the LOC108222617 gene encoding protein STRUBBELIG-RECEPTOR FAMILY 6 isoform X2: MTYVISFNSMTSDLPESFTALSSMANMYLQNNQFTGSIDVLSNLPLHNLNIGNNYFSGWIPERLKNINIQREGNSWSSGPAPPPLPGTPPSSSSN